The following proteins are encoded in a genomic region of Oncorhynchus gorbuscha isolate QuinsamMale2020 ecotype Even-year linkage group LG11, OgorEven_v1.0, whole genome shotgun sequence:
- the LOC124048845 gene encoding protein-lysine 6-oxidase-like, whose amino-acid sequence MGACKFGIFYACGHVCLLIWILQTVQSQRHPPETRQVNNQVPGIRQTIQWAHNGNVFSLLSHGSEYRPPKQKGANKEQERPVTIIRDGEANKPSDSSRPSLSSTHTVSRAGARPRWLPPQVPKPPRGQGHQHQDVHPSGHAETKANGTTNGTQDKPSPSPRREDVMAGDDPYNPYKTSDSDSDNPYYNYYDVYESPRRRERPGYGTRYHQNGLPDLVPDAYYIQASVYVQRVPMYNLRCANEENCLSSSAYSARDYDTRMLLRFPQRVKNQGTADFLPSRPRYSWEWHSCHQHYHSMDEFSHYDLLDSGGRSVAEGHKASFCLEDSSCDYGYYRRFACTSHTQGLSPGCYDTYNADIDCQWIDITDVKPGNYVLKISVNPSYQVPESDYSNNIVRCEVRYTGNYAYVSGCHISQY is encoded by the exons ATGGGCGCGTGTAAATTTGGCATTTTTTATGCGTGTGGGCACGTATGTTTATTAATTTGGATACTGCAAACTGTCCAATCTCAGCGGCATCCACCAGAGACGAGACAAGTAAATAACCAAGTGCCAGGTATACGGCAGACAATACAATGGGCGCACAATGGTAACGTTTTTAGCCTTCTGAGTCACGGCTCGGAATATCGACCACCAAAGCAAAAAGGCGCCAATAAAGAGCAGGAGagacctgtcaccatcattagaGATGGGGAAGCTAACAAGCCTTCTGACTCCTCAAGACCGTCTCTCTCGTCTACCCACACAGTGTCCCGTGCAGGAGCGCGCCCGCGCTGGCTACCACCTCAAGTTCCAAAGCCCCCGAGGGGACAGGGGCACCAGCATCAGGATGTCCATCCAAGTGGCCATGCAGAAACTAAGGCAAATGGCACGACGAATGGGACACAGGACAAACCGTCCCCTTCGCCGAGAAGAGAAGACGTGATGGCAGGGGATGATCCTTACAACCCATACAAGACCTCCGATTCAGATTCAGATAATCCTTACTACAATTACTATGACGTGTACGAGAGTCCCAGGCGCAGAGAGAGACCTGGATATGGCACAAGGTACCATCAGAACG GTCTGCCTGATCTTGTACCAGACGCATACTACATTCAAGCCTCCGTATATGTCCAGAGAGTTCCAATGTACAACCTCAGATGTGCAAACGAAGAGAATTGCTTGTCAAG TTCGGCTTACAGCGCCAGAGACTATGACACCCGGATGCTGCTGAGGTTCCCACAACGTGTGAAGAACCAGGGGACGGCTGACTTCCTGCCAAGCAGACCCCGCTACTCCTGGGAATGGCACAGTTGTCACCA GCATTACCACAGCATGGATGAGTTCAGCCACTATGACCTGCTGGATTCAGGTGGGAGGAGTGTGGCTGAGGGACACAAGGCCAGCTTCTGCCTGGAGGACAGCTCCTGTGACTATGGCTACTACAGACGCTTTGCCTGCACCTCACACACCCAG GGCCTGAGTCCAGGATGTTATGATACCTATAACGCAGACATCGACTGCCAGTGGATCGATATTACAGATGTGAAACCTGGGAACTACGTCCTGAAG ATCAGTGTGAACCCCAGCTATCAGGTTCCAGAGTCTGACTACAGCAACAACATTGTGCGCTGTGAAGTTCGCTATACTGGCAACTATGCCTATGTTTCAGGATGTCACATCTCACA ATATTAA